The following proteins are co-located in the Candidatus Methanogranum gryphiswaldense genome:
- a CDS encoding DUF357 domain-containing protein: MNGHMQDTITDEKIDRYLDITRRALDKLKIAAPDRSYNKRLADDFLKMATSYYNDAKHFREEGDLVTAFAAVNYAHGWLDCGARIGLFDVGGDDVLFTLFE, translated from the coding sequence ATCAATGGACACATGCAAGACACGATCACCGATGAGAAGATCGACAGATATCTCGACATAACTCGCAGAGCGTTAGATAAACTAAAGATCGCAGCTCCAGATCGTTCCTATAATAAAAGATTGGCTGATGATTTTCTCAAAATGGCCACATCCTATTACAATGATGCCAAGCATTTCAGAGAAGAGGGCGATCTTGTTACAGCCTTTGCCGCAGTCAATTATGCCCATGGATGGCTCGATTGCGGTGCCAGGATCGGTCTTTTCGATGTTGGTGGTGACGACGTTCTCTTCACACTTTTTGAATGA
- a CDS encoding Toprim subdomain protein, with protein MNDAERLEAIDRVLEDLSTMSEDHMILVEGMNDEKALRALGIHGLFGHIQSEGGPIKIAERVYERNMKAVILTDWDRKGGILSSELGDQLSALGVKFDSTVRKRLSILCSSYIKDVESLDSFIRRLYE; from the coding sequence ATGAACGATGCCGAAAGACTGGAGGCAATAGATAGGGTCTTGGAGGATCTCTCTACAATGTCTGAGGACCATATGATCCTCGTCGAGGGAATGAATGACGAGAAGGCCCTCAGGGCACTAGGCATACATGGCCTATTTGGACATATACAATCAGAAGGTGGACCGATAAAAATCGCGGAACGCGTATATGAGCGCAATATGAAGGCAGTCATCCTTACGGATTGGGATCGTAAGGGAGGAATATTATCCTCTGAGTTGGGCGATCAGTTGTCTGCCTTGGGCGTGAAATTTGACAGTACCGTTAGGAAGAGACTTTCTATTTTGTGTTCCAGTTACATCAAGGATGTTGAGTCGTTAGATTCCTTTATTCGTCGTCTTTACGAGTAG
- the tmk gene encoding dTMP kinase, giving the protein MTGAFIVFEGIDGSGKTSICERVRVELEKNGKHVMVTQEPTHDEIGTFIRSGIVSGISQRAEALLFVADRAVHTDRIRKLIEDEYIVICDRYFASTVAYQSAPLDGVALDQEWLLQLNSPVIRMPEITFLLDIDAEKSMKRVINRGEKSKFENIEYQRCVRSNYIKLAKQFNFVIIDADRIQDEVLEDIMKVIWEVI; this is encoded by the coding sequence ATGACTGGGGCATTCATAGTCTTCGAAGGAATAGACGGTTCTGGAAAGACTAGCATTTGTGAAAGGGTTCGTGTGGAATTAGAGAAAAATGGCAAGCACGTCATGGTCACTCAGGAGCCCACGCACGACGAGATAGGGACGTTCATCAGAAGTGGCATTGTATCAGGCATATCTCAGAGAGCAGAAGCGTTGCTTTTTGTGGCTGATAGGGCCGTTCATACGGATAGAATAAGAAAACTCATTGAAGATGAATACATTGTCATTTGCGATAGGTATTTTGCTTCCACGGTCGCATATCAATCCGCACCATTGGACGGCGTTGCTCTCGATCAAGAATGGCTGTTACAGTTGAATTCTCCGGTAATTCGTATGCCAGAGATCACGTTCCTTCTGGATATCGATGCCGAGAAGAGTATGAAGCGCGTCATCAATAGAGGGGAGAAAAGTAAATTCGAGAACATCGAATATCAACGCTGCGTACGTAGCAATTATATCAAACTTGCAAAACAATTCAATTTCGTCATAATAGACGCTGATCGTATCCAGGACGAGGTTCTGGAAGATATCATGAAAGTAATATGGGAGGTTATTTGA
- the purS gene encoding phosphoribosylformylglycinamidine synthase subunit PurS — protein sequence MAVIEIRIELKKGVADPEGMNTKKTLESLGFEGIENVRTIKMFEVTLDMPADKAKQKGEEMCKKLLANPVIQNYFVTVR from the coding sequence ATGGCAGTAATCGAGATCAGAATCGAGCTCAAGAAAGGCGTTGCCGATCCTGAGGGAATGAACACAAAAAAGACACTCGAGTCCCTTGGTTTCGAGGGTATCGAGAATGTCAGGACCATAAAGATGTTTGAGGTCACACTTGACATGCCTGCGGACAAAGCAAAACAGAAAGGAGAGGAAATGTGCAAAAAACTTCTCGCTAATCCTGTTATACAGAACTACTTTGTAACCGTGAGATGA
- a CDS encoding MBL fold metallo-hydrolase: protein MFEVHVLASGSDGNCTVIQFDDEAVMIDAGVSFRKIKTYMDQEGVDPKIIKALLITHEHSDHILGAGATARKLNLPVYCNKPTFDASNLGAVEYHEIRTADFFQIGGMKIIPLPTSHNAVEPNAFLVEEDCKKALLATDTGKMTFQIEHALAEADIAVIESNYNKKMLVDGPYPAYLKKLIDSDQGHLSNVDCAAAIKRTTNDKRQIFLAHLSKTNNTPDTAREEVANLTGIRRMKLDCLEFQGDTRTLRF, encoded by the coding sequence ATGTTCGAGGTCCACGTACTTGCCAGTGGCAGCGACGGTAACTGTACGGTGATCCAATTCGACGATGAGGCTGTGATGATAGATGCAGGGGTCAGTTTTCGCAAGATAAAGACCTATATGGATCAAGAGGGTGTAGATCCAAAAATAATCAAGGCCCTTTTGATAACGCATGAACATTCAGATCATATTTTGGGTGCAGGGGCAACAGCAAGAAAGTTGAATTTACCTGTGTATTGTAATAAACCTACTTTCGATGCCAGTAATTTGGGGGCTGTCGAATATCATGAGATACGTACAGCGGATTTCTTTCAGATAGGTGGTATGAAAATAATTCCTCTACCTACTTCACATAATGCTGTTGAGCCCAATGCATTTCTTGTAGAAGAAGATTGTAAAAAAGCGTTGTTGGCGACAGACACAGGAAAAATGACATTCCAGATAGAGCATGCGTTGGCAGAGGCCGACATAGCAGTCATAGAGTCGAATTACAATAAGAAAATGTTAGTCGATGGTCCATATCCAGCATATTTAAAAAAGCTAATAGATAGTGACCAGGGGCATCTTTCCAATGTAGATTGTGCTGCAGCGATAAAACGTACCACCAATGATAAGAGGCAGATTTTTTTGGCACATCTTAGTAAGACCAACAATACACCAGATACGGCCAGAGAAGAGGTCGCTAATCTGACCGGTATAAGACGCATGAAATTAGATTGTTTGGAATTCCAAGGGGATACCAGGACCTTGAGATTTTAA
- the proS gene encoding proline--tRNA ligase has translation MKKEENFNDWYNEIVEKANLSDKRYPVKGMNVWTPYGWKIMRMIDTYIREELDATGHDEVYFPLLIPETEFKKEKEHIKGFDSEVYWVTHAGLNELDVRLVIRPTSETAMYPMFSLWIRSHQDLPLKVYQIVNTFRYETKQTRAFIRVREIHFFESHTCHDSEEDAQRQIDEDTEILAKIAKRLCLPYTLSVRTEWDKFPGAYYTVGIDTVMPNGKTLQIGSIHHYRTNFSEPYEITFEDDNGEHKFVHQTTYGMSERLLGAVIGVHADDKGLVMPPEIASFQIVIIPILSKNNTDMVTAESEKLYRTLVNAGLRVKLDDRDARPGSKYYDWEIKGVPLRLELGGRDIENSVVTFVRRDTGEKGTMDLESVADGAKLMLDVIADSMYAKARVIQECHMQDIESMENVPEDKILRFGWCGCPECGHAFEDKYEIKILGHAYGHDQKFKGKCIVCGKPTDKQVLAAHTM, from the coding sequence ATGAAGAAAGAAGAGAATTTCAACGATTGGTACAACGAGATCGTGGAAAAGGCCAATCTTTCCGATAAGAGATATCCCGTCAAGGGAATGAATGTCTGGACCCCTTATGGATGGAAGATCATGAGGATGATAGACACGTACATCCGGGAAGAATTAGATGCAACAGGGCATGACGAGGTATATTTCCCGTTATTGATCCCGGAGACGGAATTCAAGAAGGAGAAGGAGCACATTAAAGGATTCGATTCCGAGGTATACTGGGTAACTCACGCGGGACTGAATGAATTGGATGTTCGTCTCGTCATAAGGCCAACATCTGAGACGGCAATGTATCCTATGTTCTCATTGTGGATAAGGTCTCATCAGGACCTTCCACTCAAGGTATATCAGATAGTCAATACGTTCCGGTATGAGACAAAACAGACCAGGGCTTTCATCAGGGTCCGTGAGATCCATTTCTTCGAATCCCATACATGTCACGATTCTGAAGAGGATGCACAGAGGCAGATAGACGAAGATACTGAGATACTCGCGAAGATAGCTAAGAGACTTTGTCTTCCATACACTTTGTCCGTTCGTACAGAATGGGACAAATTTCCAGGGGCATATTACACAGTGGGTATAGATACAGTGATGCCGAACGGTAAGACCTTGCAGATAGGTTCCATACATCATTATCGTACCAATTTCTCTGAGCCATATGAGATCACTTTCGAGGATGATAACGGAGAGCACAAGTTCGTACACCAGACAACTTATGGTATGAGCGAACGTCTTCTAGGGGCGGTCATCGGTGTGCATGCTGATGACAAAGGGTTGGTCATGCCACCGGAAATAGCATCGTTCCAGATCGTGATAATCCCTATTCTTTCAAAGAATAATACGGATATGGTTACTGCAGAGTCTGAGAAATTATACAGGACCCTCGTAAATGCTGGCCTTCGTGTCAAATTGGATGATAGAGATGCAAGACCAGGTAGCAAATACTACGACTGGGAAATAAAAGGAGTACCTTTACGCTTAGAACTCGGGGGCAGGGACATCGAGAACAGCGTTGTGACCTTCGTTAGAAGGGACACTGGTGAAAAAGGAACAATGGATCTCGAATCCGTAGCAGACGGGGCCAAATTGATGTTGGATGTTATTGCGGATTCCATGTATGCAAAAGCAAGAGTGATACAAGAATGCCATATGCAAGACATAGAGAGCATGGAGAATGTACCAGAAGATAAGATCCTACGGTTTGGATGGTGTGGATGTCCAGAATGCGGTCACGCTTTCGAAGATAAGTATGAAATCAAGATCCTGGGTCATGCATACGGACACGATCAAAAATTCAAAGGTAAGTGCATTGTTTGCGGTAAACCCACGGATAAACAAGTGCTTGCTGCGCACACGATGTGA
- a CDS encoding DUF167 family protein has product MELRDASRVVKDGLEVDVLVSPRSNRSGSEGFDEWRKRLILRIKSPPLDGKANKEVEAMMKEMSGCSSQIISGHLNRQKTVHIHGDGEKILSVMEGKI; this is encoded by the coding sequence ATGGAACTTCGAGACGCATCTCGTGTTGTAAAGGACGGATTGGAGGTAGATGTTCTCGTGTCTCCACGTTCAAACAGATCGGGTTCAGAGGGGTTCGATGAATGGAGAAAGAGATTGATCTTGAGGATCAAATCACCGCCGCTTGATGGAAAGGCCAATAAAGAAGTTGAAGCCATGATGAAAGAGATGTCCGGTTGCTCTTCTCAGATAATAAGCGGTCATTTGAACAGACAGAAGACGGTTCATATACACGGAGACGGTGAAAAGATACTTTCTGTCATGGAAGGTAAGATATGA
- the purL gene encoding phosphoribosylformylglycinamidine synthase subunit PurL, which translates to MSKGPMIKRDVPFSLYEVDILNADDKDLNKISRDMSLSLSLEEMRTIKDYFVRDGRNPTDVELQSLGQAWSEHCCYKSSKPILKEFVFGIERDDVLSRGDAGVMVFDDDYGYALRVESHNHPSAIEPYGGAATGIGGILRDVVCMGAQPIALADPLCFGPIDTKEELPKGIKHPRYLVSGVVAGIRDYGNRCGIPTVTGGFFFDERYTGNCLVNVGCFGIVKRKDLAKNYVGGPGEVMILIGGRTGRDGIHGVNFASKDLTSTSQDDSRGAVQLGDPITKEPVIHACFEVNAKHLITGMKDLGGGGLSCVIGEMALGAGCGADVDLENVPLKETGLAPWEIWVSESQERMMCSCKPENVEKALEIFKMWDVLATPIAKTTDTPRTRIFWKGELIFDMDLEFLTGGPVYHRPYVLPKVYKKENEVFPKIPNDKDVILTLLSDLNVASKEWAIRQYDHEVRASTVIHPMVGKMNETGPGDAAVLMPVPGRWKGLAIATGCNPWFTAGDPYNGGMSSIDEACRNLVAVGARPNAFTDCLNFGNPEKPERLGELREAVRGIGTIAKGLGIPIPSGNVSLYNEAPGGIYILPTPMIVGCGLIDDLRKAITADMKKVGSCLYIVGETKDEMGASLLFRKFGGKEGQVPAVDIPHLRAVMDKLLDAMDKGLVMSCHDCSDGGLAVAVAEMCISGQIGAEVDLTALGDLDMKVKLYSESNSRWIVEIDGKKADRFETILGDDAKCIGISKGDTLKIKGTKIAIPISEMRKAWNDPIWNIMGGAHQ; encoded by the coding sequence ATGTCCAAAGGACCAATGATCAAAAGGGATGTACCATTCTCGCTTTATGAGGTTGACATCCTAAATGCTGATGATAAGGACCTGAACAAGATCTCTAGAGATATGAGTCTCAGTCTTTCTTTGGAAGAGATGAGGACCATCAAAGATTATTTTGTAAGAGATGGAAGGAATCCGACGGATGTAGAACTTCAATCGCTTGGACAGGCATGGAGTGAACATTGTTGTTATAAGAGTTCAAAGCCGATCCTCAAGGAGTTTGTATTCGGTATCGAACGTGATGATGTTCTTTCCAGAGGTGATGCTGGAGTAATGGTGTTCGACGATGATTATGGGTATGCGTTAAGGGTCGAGAGCCATAATCACCCATCTGCAATTGAGCCCTATGGAGGGGCGGCAACAGGGATCGGAGGAATATTGAGAGATGTCGTCTGCATGGGTGCCCAGCCCATTGCATTGGCCGATCCTTTATGTTTCGGTCCGATAGATACCAAAGAAGAACTGCCAAAAGGTATCAAGCACCCCCGTTATCTAGTGAGCGGTGTGGTTGCGGGCATAAGAGATTATGGTAACCGTTGCGGTATACCCACTGTCACCGGGGGATTCTTCTTTGATGAGAGGTACACCGGGAATTGCCTGGTAAATGTTGGATGTTTTGGTATAGTCAAAAGGAAGGACCTCGCGAAGAATTATGTGGGGGGCCCAGGAGAGGTAATGATCCTCATCGGTGGACGTACAGGAAGAGACGGTATACACGGTGTTAATTTTGCATCCAAAGATCTCACTTCGACCTCTCAGGATGATTCGAGAGGCGCTGTTCAGCTCGGAGACCCCATAACCAAGGAGCCTGTGATACACGCATGTTTCGAGGTAAATGCGAAGCATCTCATTACGGGAATGAAGGATCTTGGAGGGGGCGGTCTCAGCTGTGTCATAGGTGAGATGGCACTGGGGGCCGGATGTGGAGCCGATGTGGACCTGGAGAACGTTCCCCTTAAGGAGACGGGGCTTGCTCCGTGGGAGATATGGGTTTCCGAATCTCAGGAACGCATGATGTGCAGTTGCAAGCCAGAGAATGTTGAAAAGGCACTCGAGATATTCAAAATGTGGGACGTGCTCGCAACGCCAATTGCAAAAACAACAGACACGCCTCGCACTCGTATCTTCTGGAAGGGAGAGTTAATATTTGATATGGACCTGGAATTTCTTACTGGTGGACCGGTATATCACAGGCCTTATGTGCTTCCCAAGGTCTATAAGAAGGAGAACGAGGTCTTCCCTAAGATTCCCAATGATAAAGATGTCATTCTTACACTGCTTTCAGATTTGAATGTAGCATCAAAGGAATGGGCGATAAGACAATACGATCATGAGGTACGTGCATCTACGGTCATACACCCAATGGTGGGAAAGATGAATGAGACCGGGCCTGGAGATGCGGCAGTTCTGATGCCTGTACCAGGCAGGTGGAAGGGACTTGCTATTGCAACTGGATGCAATCCTTGGTTCACAGCCGGAGATCCATATAATGGTGGTATGTCCAGTATAGATGAGGCGTGTCGTAATCTTGTGGCTGTAGGCGCTAGACCTAATGCTTTCACAGATTGTCTTAATTTTGGCAATCCTGAGAAACCAGAAAGACTAGGAGAACTGAGAGAAGCTGTGAGAGGAATAGGCACCATTGCAAAAGGTCTCGGGATACCAATTCCTTCAGGAAATGTCAGTTTGTATAACGAAGCCCCAGGAGGCATATACATCCTGCCAACTCCCATGATAGTTGGATGTGGGCTTATTGATGATCTCAGAAAGGCAATAACTGCAGATATGAAGAAAGTAGGTTCATGTCTTTACATTGTGGGGGAGACCAAAGATGAGATGGGGGCATCTCTCCTTTTCCGTAAATTTGGAGGAAAAGAAGGGCAGGTGCCTGCCGTGGATATTCCTCACCTTAGGGCGGTCATGGATAAGCTTTTGGATGCAATGGATAAAGGGCTCGTTATGAGCTGTCACGATTGTTCTGATGGAGGTTTGGCCGTTGCTGTTGCCGAGATGTGTATATCAGGTCAGATAGGAGCAGAGGTCGATCTAACTGCGTTAGGGGATCTGGACATGAAAGTCAAGCTCTATTCGGAAAGCAATTCCCGTTGGATCGTAGAGATCGATGGGAAGAAAGCAGATAGATTCGAGACGATCTTGGGCGATGATGCGAAATGCATCGGAATTTCTAAAGGGGACACTCTCAAGATAAAGGGAACGAAAATAGCAATTCCCATATCGGAGATGAGGAAAGCTTGGAATGATCCAATATGGAATATAATGGGGGGTGCGCATCAATGA
- a CDS encoding ribose-phosphate diphosphokinase → MIVIGGSSSRDLAKETASIIGCPYVQSASMRFPDGECYVRIDSESLDDDVVIIQNTYPDTSMIEMFLLQNAVRNMGARSITIVIPYFGYARQDRIFKPGEAESAKVMCKHLNLYCDRVLTIDLHKESTLDHFTCSHKDLKAAAAIADYFSKKNIDLVLSPDVGAAGRAKDVGERMGVQYDHLEKTRLSGFEVRIAPAKMDCSGKNVLIIDDMISTGSTIVAAKQALVEAGAKSVSVACTHGVFVSNALEKLRGNSLDVVMCCNTIENSASLISVAPIVAKALMEKW, encoded by the coding sequence ATGATAGTTATTGGGGGTTCTTCTTCCAGAGACCTCGCCAAGGAAACGGCATCGATCATTGGCTGTCCATATGTCCAGTCTGCTTCGATGAGATTCCCTGATGGTGAATGTTATGTTAGGATCGATAGCGAATCGTTAGATGATGATGTCGTGATCATCCAGAATACCTATCCCGATACCAGTATGATAGAGATGTTTCTTCTCCAGAATGCTGTAAGAAATATGGGCGCCAGGTCGATAACAATAGTGATTCCTTACTTTGGTTACGCAAGACAAGACAGGATATTCAAACCAGGAGAGGCAGAGAGTGCGAAGGTAATGTGCAAGCATCTCAATCTTTATTGCGATCGTGTATTGACAATAGATCTTCACAAGGAGAGTACTTTGGATCACTTTACTTGCTCGCATAAGGATCTAAAGGCGGCTGCAGCCATAGCTGATTATTTTTCGAAGAAGAATATAGACCTCGTCCTTTCTCCTGACGTAGGAGCGGCAGGACGTGCAAAGGACGTAGGAGAAAGAATGGGCGTACAATACGATCATCTCGAGAAGACCAGACTTTCTGGGTTTGAGGTACGTATTGCCCCTGCAAAAATGGATTGCAGTGGGAAGAACGTCCTAATAATAGATGATATGATCTCCACAGGTTCTACTATAGTTGCCGCTAAACAGGCATTGGTGGAGGCAGGGGCCAAGAGTGTGTCGGTAGCATGTACACACGGGGTTTTCGTAAGCAATGCTTTGGAGAAGCTGAGAGGAAATTCTTTGGATGTTGTCATGTGCTGTAACACCATCGAAAATAGTGCATCCCTCATTTCTGTCGCCCCTATTGTGGCGAAGGCACTTATGGAGAAGTGGTGA
- a CDS encoding pantothenate kinase, whose protein sequence is MISAFCPAHITCFFQPVDAPDIISKGSRGAGIRLDKGAKVSLSENRSPHTQIIMDGIVSNAPVTRKLLDLALPGRGFEVTIENDLPTGQGFGMSAAGAIAAALCAEEIEGFGRHEAYALAHRAEVMMGGGLGDVSGIMGNVPQPVRIRAGLPPIGEVIGTDVVLGSMSVVILGPKMSTSQVLNDPMKYKAICEAGRSAVDDYLLSFSKESLYSISNRFSGLIGLQSIEMCKAMKDLKLQGISSGMCMLGNSIFVDSCPDVVSEIVGDIPVFGIEPTGRPAEVIQKV, encoded by the coding sequence ATGATAAGTGCCTTTTGTCCAGCACATATAACCTGTTTCTTTCAGCCAGTGGATGCTCCAGATATAATATCTAAGGGATCCAGGGGCGCAGGAATACGTTTGGACAAAGGTGCCAAAGTATCACTGAGCGAGAACAGGTCTCCGCATACGCAAATAATTATGGACGGCATTGTTTCTAATGCACCTGTAACAAGAAAGCTGCTAGATCTGGCACTTCCAGGCAGGGGATTCGAGGTCACAATAGAGAACGACCTCCCTACCGGACAGGGATTCGGGATGAGTGCTGCGGGTGCAATAGCAGCGGCACTTTGTGCAGAGGAGATTGAAGGGTTTGGAAGACACGAGGCATATGCTTTAGCCCATCGTGCTGAAGTAATGATGGGCGGGGGATTGGGGGATGTATCGGGTATAATGGGCAATGTTCCTCAGCCTGTTCGTATACGTGCAGGGTTGCCGCCGATAGGAGAAGTGATAGGAACAGATGTGGTGTTAGGAAGCATGTCCGTTGTTATCTTAGGTCCAAAGATGAGTACGTCCCAAGTATTGAACGATCCAATGAAATACAAGGCAATTTGTGAGGCAGGACGTTCTGCTGTCGATGATTATCTATTATCTTTTTCAAAAGAATCGCTTTATAGCATATCCAATAGGTTTTCTGGACTGATAGGTCTCCAGAGTATAGAGATGTGCAAGGCTATGAAAGATCTTAAACTACAAGGTATAAGCTCAGGAATGTGTATGTTGGGGAATAGCATTTTTGTGGATTCTTGTCCTGATGTGGTTTCAGAGATCGTCGGAGATATTCCGGTGTTCGGGATAGAACCTACAGGCAGGCCAGCCGAGGTCATTCAAAAAGTGTGA
- a CDS encoding tRNA (adenine-N1)-methyltransferase, with amino-acid sequence MSIEENEFVYLLDPNGKKIWLRTESKMLKISSLGTLDGSRIIGLEDGSRINIVGKEYTVFRPGVIELIESLDRGAQIITPKDAATIIMNCSIKSGDLVLEVGAGSGGLTTALLNSVAPLGRVHTIEFKEENAQRALKNVRRTGLDKYWSFTIGDARNVQIDNIIADTLTLDMPDPWLALDNLLPNLRNGGRLCAYVPNANQAESIVNALREKDFADVYALENLQRGLEVHPGGVRPSFEMLGHTGYLIFARKRVPL; translated from the coding sequence ATGTCAATAGAAGAGAATGAGTTCGTGTATCTTCTGGATCCTAACGGAAAGAAGATATGGCTTAGGACCGAGTCCAAGATGCTTAAGATATCCTCTCTAGGTACTTTGGACGGTTCTAGGATAATAGGGTTGGAAGACGGTTCCCGCATTAATATCGTTGGAAAGGAATATACTGTTTTCAGGCCAGGTGTTATCGAACTCATCGAATCTCTTGACAGGGGAGCTCAAATAATAACTCCGAAAGATGCGGCTACAATAATTATGAACTGTAGTATCAAATCAGGAGATCTAGTACTAGAGGTCGGTGCTGGGTCTGGAGGATTGACAACTGCACTTTTGAATTCAGTAGCACCACTGGGCAGGGTTCACACGATCGAGTTCAAAGAAGAGAATGCTCAGCGCGCACTCAAGAATGTTCGTCGCACGGGCCTGGATAAGTATTGGTCGTTCACGATTGGCGATGCCCGGAATGTCCAAATAGATAACATTATTGCCGATACCCTCACTTTGGATATGCCAGATCCATGGTTGGCACTAGATAATCTGCTACCCAATCTAAGGAACGGTGGCAGGTTGTGTGCTTATGTTCCGAATGCAAATCAAGCAGAATCGATAGTCAATGCACTTCGCGAAAAGGATTTTGCGGACGTTTATGCTTTGGAGAATCTACAGCGTGGTTTAGAGGTCCATCCAGGTGGAGTAAGGCCTTCATTTGAGATGCTGGGACATACAGGATATCTTATATTTGCAAGGAAAAGGGTACCTCTGTGA
- the coaBC gene encoding bifunctional phosphopantothenoylcysteine decarboxylase/phosphopantothenate--cysteine ligase CoaBC, whose protein sequence is MHPSEEIYCEKSKRLRGKTIVVGMTGSIAITECFSMIRELIRHGAKVIPVMTPSAVKLAAPDAIEFACGMKPIVELTGQTEHIRYLGDSTADLFMIFPATANTISKIANGIDDTAVTSFATVALGSKIPIIVAPAMHEHMYNNPAVSKNIKTLESLGIHMIGPHLDGVRAKIASKDEIVEWTIRCLSRADLNGKNILIIGGRSEEPLDSMRIITNRSTGLMSLVLALRAFERGAKVELWMGACNVPLPDYVKVRRFNTVSDLVSMIDAIDHDYVIVPAALADFAPDFTQGKIPSDHKYDMMLNPVPKVLPMIRKKCEKVIGFKAESGLDANHLEEKARQRMDLYGLMAVVANDIDSVGKVSTSALLITKDGSKDITGSKTEISDAILNLCTEKQ, encoded by the coding sequence ATGCACCCGTCCGAAGAAATATACTGTGAGAAGAGCAAAAGACTGAGAGGAAAGACCATTGTTGTGGGAATGACAGGAAGCATTGCGATAACGGAATGTTTCTCTATGATAAGAGAGCTTATAAGGCATGGTGCCAAGGTCATTCCGGTAATGACGCCGAGTGCTGTAAAACTTGCGGCCCCTGATGCGATCGAGTTCGCTTGTGGTATGAAACCCATAGTCGAGTTAACTGGCCAGACAGAGCATATTAGATATTTGGGCGATTCTACAGCCGATCTTTTTATGATATTTCCCGCAACTGCAAACACGATATCCAAGATAGCGAACGGCATCGACGACACGGCTGTAACATCATTTGCCACAGTTGCACTCGGAAGTAAAATACCGATAATTGTTGCACCAGCGATGCATGAACATATGTATAACAATCCAGCCGTTAGCAAGAATATCAAAACATTGGAATCTTTGGGGATACATATGATCGGGCCTCACTTGGATGGTGTGAGGGCCAAGATCGCATCAAAGGATGAGATTGTTGAATGGACGATAAGGTGTCTTTCAAGAGCGGACCTTAATGGAAAAAATATACTCATTATCGGAGGGCGCAGTGAAGAACCACTTGATTCAATGAGAATAATAACAAATCGTTCTACAGGATTAATGTCTCTTGTATTGGCATTGCGTGCATTCGAGCGTGGTGCTAAAGTGGAGCTTTGGATGGGAGCTTGTAATGTACCTCTTCCCGATTATGTAAAAGTAAGGAGATTCAACACAGTTTCAGATCTGGTATCCATGATAGATGCGATAGACCACGATTATGTGATCGTTCCTGCTGCATTGGCAGATTTTGCACCGGATTTCACTCAAGGAAAAATACCCAGTGATCATAAGTATGATATGATGCTCAATCCTGTTCCTAAGGTATTGCCTATGATCCGTAAGAAATGTGAGAAGGTCATAGGATTCAAAGCTGAATCGGGATTGGACGCGAATCACCTGGAAGAAAAGGCCAGACAACGTATGGACCTTTATGGATTGATGGCAGTAGTTGCAAATGATATTGATTCTGTAGGAAAGGTCTCTACATCTGCCTTATTGATAACCAAAGATGGTTCAAAGGACATAACTGGTTCCAAGACAGAGATATCTGATGCAATTTTGAATCTTTGTACGGAGAAACAATGA